The following are encoded in a window of Limibacter armeniacum genomic DNA:
- a CDS encoding DUF4301 family protein: MTEDMTLTNKDQQLIDNKGINLSAIENQIAYFKKGFPSMDVIKPATVCDGVFQLTETQNLTYEASFEDSVGSRKIVKFVPASGAATRMFKLAYGFLRKHQGTEVDTVSFKPTEEDHDILVLFDRIKEFAFYNDLKGILVRKGKDLDALVAKRAYVEMLEALLEDDGMEYGSLPKGLLKFHKYGNQEMRTPVEEHLVEGAMYARNEDRSVNIHFTVSPEHLRKFEYHIAIVKEKYEQRFRTQYHISYSQQKPATDTIAVTMGNDPFRKEDGELLFRPGGHGALLENLNDLDADIIFIKNIDNVQPDRLKPTVELHKKILGGLLIEFQEKIFALLHDLKDKDTDKEKLLQEVEALYTKDLCTIFPEAYHSWDLEKKLSYVYGKLNRPIRVCGMVRNEGEPGGGPFWATNSDGSVSLQIVESAQINLDDPTKKALVDQATHFNPVDIVCATKDYQGNKFNLLDFRDPETGFIAIKSRNGVEVKSQELPGLWNGSMSDWNTIFVEVPASTFSPVKKVNDLLRRSHMTKDQLMQNI; this comes from the coding sequence ATGACAGAAGATATGACGCTAACTAACAAGGATCAACAACTGATTGACAACAAAGGAATTAATCTATCAGCTATTGAAAACCAAATAGCTTATTTTAAAAAAGGTTTTCCGTCTATGGATGTCATAAAACCCGCAACCGTTTGCGATGGTGTATTTCAACTAACTGAAACTCAAAATCTTACTTATGAAGCTTCTTTTGAGGATAGTGTAGGAAGTAGAAAAATTGTCAAGTTTGTTCCAGCGTCAGGAGCTGCCACCCGTATGTTTAAGCTAGCATATGGTTTTTTAAGGAAACATCAAGGAACAGAAGTAGATACAGTATCATTTAAACCTACTGAGGAGGACCACGATATTCTAGTACTTTTCGATCGGATAAAAGAGTTTGCTTTTTATAATGACCTTAAAGGCATTTTAGTTCGTAAAGGAAAAGATTTAGATGCGTTGGTTGCTAAACGTGCCTATGTAGAAATGCTAGAAGCATTGTTGGAAGATGATGGAATGGAATATGGTTCCTTACCTAAAGGTCTACTAAAATTCCACAAGTATGGTAATCAGGAGATGAGAACACCTGTGGAAGAACACTTAGTGGAAGGGGCTATGTATGCTCGCAATGAAGATCGCTCTGTTAATATTCATTTTACAGTCTCCCCTGAGCACTTAAGAAAGTTCGAATACCATATTGCCATAGTAAAGGAAAAGTATGAACAACGTTTCCGTACGCAATACCACATTTCTTATTCGCAACAGAAACCAGCTACTGACACTATTGCCGTAACGATGGGCAATGATCCTTTCCGTAAAGAAGATGGAGAATTACTATTCCGTCCAGGTGGGCATGGTGCTCTGTTGGAAAACCTTAATGATTTAGATGCTGATATTATCTTTATCAAGAATATTGACAATGTACAGCCGGATAGGCTTAAACCAACAGTCGAGTTACATAAAAAGATTCTAGGTGGTTTATTGATCGAGTTTCAGGAAAAGATTTTTGCCCTGCTACATGATCTAAAGGATAAGGATACAGATAAGGAAAAACTCCTACAAGAAGTTGAAGCGCTATATACTAAGGACCTTTGTACCATATTCCCTGAAGCCTATCATAGTTGGGATCTAGAGAAAAAGCTGTCATACGTTTATGGTAAACTAAACCGTCCAATCCGTGTATGTGGTATGGTAAGAAATGAGGGAGAACCGGGTGGTGGTCCATTTTGGGCTACAAACTCTGATGGCTCTGTTTCATTACAGATTGTAGAAAGTGCTCAGATTAACTTGGATGATCCTACAAAGAAAGCACTAGTTGATCAAGCTACTCATTTTAACCCCGTTGATATTGTCTGTGCAACAAAAGACTATCAAGGCAATAAGTTTAATTTGCTTGACTTCCGTGATCCTGAAACAGGATTCATTGCTATCAAATCTCGAAATGGTGTAGAAGTTAAGTCTCAGGAATTACCGGGACTTTGGAATGGATCTATGTCCGATTGGAATACAATATTTGTAGAGGTTCCTGCTTCTACATTTAGTCCTGTCAAGAAAGTTAATGATCTATTAAGAAGGTCTCATATGACAAAAGATCAGTTAATGCAGAATATTTAA
- a CDS encoding polysaccharide biosynthesis protein: protein MKTKSKRFFQRTFHAGRFIPRWYVLAIDLISVSLAFVLAIIIRFNFDFQQSSDYISTDQAVYIAFLYVLGFYYKKSFAGTIRHTSLQDLVKIFSATSLSTMLILSLTIVGRELASNSVMDLPISITIITYLMSTAILIASRLIFRAGYNMLYYNKMPVRNVLVYGAGSAGIITKEVLERDSSCNYSVKAFVDDNKSKKGKSLGGVTIYSSKQALNEEFMLKHDIDEIIIAIQRISSPKRRKIIDTCLGLDLDIEIRNVPPVNHWINGELSAKQIKSVRIEDLLDRDPIKLEKENIANEVRGKVLMVTGAAGSIGGEISKQLTHYQPTDLILLDQSETGLYDIERHVQALLIGKDIRLHILIADISNRQRIEEIFTTYSPDIIYHAAAYKHVPMMEKNPSEAIMVNVKGSKNIADMAVKYKAEKFVMVSTDKAVNPTNVMGASKRIAEIYTQSLGKDSKTKTKFVTTRFGNVLGSNGSVIPLFREQIAKGGPLTVTSDKITRYFMTIPEACQLVLEAGAMGNGGEIFVFDMGESVRIIDIAKKMIRLSGLEEGKDIDIKVTGLRPGEKLYEELLNNEENTMPTHHPKIMIGKVRKYDYGEASELVDLLIETATSKDDWEIVKSMKVIVPEYVSNNSIFEKLDSRPNIELKVLSRKGTLVS from the coding sequence ATGAAAACCAAAAGTAAAAGATTTTTTCAGCGAACTTTTCATGCTGGTCGATTTATTCCTCGATGGTATGTTCTCGCTATAGACCTGATCTCTGTATCCCTCGCCTTTGTATTAGCCATTATTATAAGGTTTAATTTTGACTTTCAACAAAGTTCTGATTACATCTCTACAGATCAAGCTGTTTATATAGCATTTTTGTATGTACTGGGGTTCTACTACAAAAAATCCTTCGCAGGAACTATACGTCATACTAGTTTACAAGACTTGGTAAAGATATTTAGTGCTACTTCCCTATCAACTATGCTAATCCTTTCTCTCACGATAGTAGGAAGAGAACTTGCATCAAATAGCGTTATGGACCTGCCTATATCTATTACCATCATTACTTATTTGATGAGTACCGCAATACTTATCGCTAGTAGGTTAATCTTTAGGGCAGGATATAATATGTTATATTACAATAAAATGCCTGTTAGAAATGTCTTAGTCTATGGGGCTGGTTCTGCTGGTATTATTACTAAAGAGGTTTTAGAAAGAGATAGTTCTTGCAATTATAGTGTAAAGGCTTTTGTAGATGATAATAAGTCAAAAAAAGGTAAATCTTTAGGAGGTGTCACAATATACTCTTCAAAACAAGCTTTAAATGAAGAGTTTATGTTAAAGCATGATATTGATGAAATTATTATTGCTATACAGCGTATCTCTTCTCCCAAAAGACGAAAAATAATAGATACTTGTCTTGGACTTGATCTAGATATTGAAATCAGAAATGTCCCCCCTGTAAACCATTGGATCAATGGAGAGCTTAGTGCTAAACAAATAAAAAGTGTCCGCATTGAAGATTTGTTAGATAGAGACCCTATCAAACTAGAGAAAGAAAATATTGCAAATGAGGTAAGGGGTAAAGTACTAATGGTCACAGGTGCTGCAGGGTCAATAGGAGGAGAAATCTCAAAACAGCTAACGCATTACCAACCTACAGACCTGATCTTACTAGACCAATCTGAGACAGGTCTTTATGATATAGAAAGACATGTTCAGGCTTTGTTAATAGGAAAAGATATCCGATTACATATCCTGATTGCAGATATTTCTAACCGCCAAAGGATTGAAGAAATATTTACAACGTATTCTCCTGACATCATTTACCATGCTGCAGCATACAAACATGTGCCTATGATGGAAAAAAACCCATCTGAAGCCATTATGGTCAATGTAAAAGGCTCTAAAAATATAGCTGATATGGCTGTAAAATATAAAGCTGAAAAGTTTGTAATGGTATCTACAGACAAAGCTGTCAACCCAACCAATGTAATGGGAGCTAGCAAACGCATAGCAGAAATCTATACACAAAGCCTTGGTAAGGACTCTAAAACAAAAACTAAGTTTGTAACCACACGCTTTGGGAATGTATTAGGCTCAAATGGTTCCGTAATACCTTTGTTCAGAGAGCAAATTGCAAAAGGTGGTCCTTTAACGGTTACAAGTGATAAAATCACTCGTTACTTTATGACTATTCCTGAAGCTTGTCAATTAGTATTAGAAGCTGGTGCTATGGGAAATGGAGGGGAAATTTTTGTCTTTGATATGGGAGAATCGGTACGAATTATTGACATCGCCAAAAAAATGATTCGCCTCTCTGGGCTTGAAGAAGGTAAAGACATTGACATTAAAGTTACTGGATTAAGACCTGGCGAAAAGCTTTATGAAGAGCTACTTAATAATGAGGAGAATACAATGCCTACTCACCATCCAAAAATTATGATTGGTAAAGTTCGTAAATACGACTATGGTGAAGCATCTGAACTAGTTGATTTACTAATTGAGACTGCCACTTCAAAAGATGATTGGGAGATTGTCAAAAGTATGAAAGTTATTGTACCTGAATATGTTAGTAATAACTCTATCTTTGAAAAATTAGATAGTAGGCCAAACATAGAATTAAAGGTGCTCAGTAGAAAAGGCACATTAGTAAGTTAA
- a CDS encoding DegT/DnrJ/EryC1/StrS family aminotransferase codes for MTNDKIWLSSPHMGELEQQYVNEAFATNWIAPLGPHVNGFEEDICHYTGAKYAAALSSGTSAIHLALILLGVKAGDEVICSSFTFSASANPIAYQGATPVFVDSEAETWNMDPVLLEEAIKDRIQLGKKPKAVILVHLYGIAAKMDEIMEICNRYEVPLIEDAAEALGSTYKGKALGTFGLMGVYSFNGNKIITTSGGGALVSDNQELVEKARFLATQARDNAPHYQHSHIGYNYRMSNVCAGIGRGQMQVLDERVQQRRDNFFFYEKLFNEFDGITMLSEPQDTFSNHWLSCMLIEPEKVGGIDSETLRLALAEDNIEARPLWKPMHLQPIFEQYPAYTNGTSEKLFEYGLCLPSGSNLTDTDRQRIETALLKVLQKRTQ; via the coding sequence ATGACAAATGATAAAATATGGCTCTCTTCTCCTCATATGGGAGAACTGGAGCAGCAATATGTAAATGAGGCCTTTGCCACCAATTGGATTGCACCTTTAGGCCCTCATGTTAATGGTTTTGAGGAAGATATCTGTCACTATACAGGCGCTAAATATGCAGCTGCGTTAAGCTCAGGTACCTCTGCTATTCATCTGGCCTTAATACTTTTGGGCGTCAAGGCTGGTGATGAGGTAATCTGTTCCAGTTTTACTTTCTCTGCATCTGCTAACCCAATAGCCTATCAGGGTGCTACACCTGTTTTTGTTGATTCGGAGGCAGAAACCTGGAATATGGACCCGGTACTTCTGGAAGAGGCAATCAAAGACCGAATTCAGTTAGGTAAAAAGCCGAAAGCGGTTATTCTTGTGCACCTTTATGGTATTGCTGCCAAGATGGATGAGATTATGGAAATCTGTAACCGTTACGAGGTTCCACTAATCGAAGATGCCGCTGAAGCATTAGGCTCTACATATAAGGGTAAGGCATTGGGTACGTTTGGTTTGATGGGTGTCTATTCTTTTAATGGCAATAAGATTATTACCACCTCAGGAGGTGGCGCATTAGTTTCTGATAACCAGGAACTGGTTGAGAAAGCACGTTTTTTGGCTACACAAGCACGTGATAATGCTCCTCATTATCAACACTCGCATATTGGTTATAATTACCGTATGAGTAATGTATGTGCCGGAATTGGTAGAGGTCAAATGCAGGTACTGGATGAGCGAGTACAACAAAGAAGGGATAATTTTTTCTTTTACGAAAAGCTGTTTAATGAATTCGATGGTATCACGATGCTTTCTGAGCCTCAAGATACATTTTCCAATCACTGGCTAAGCTGTATGCTTATTGAACCTGAAAAAGTGGGAGGAATTGATAGCGAAACACTTCGTTTAGCCTTGGCAGAAGACAATATTGAAGCACGACCTTTATGGAAGCCAATGCACCTTCAGCCTATTTTTGAACAATATCCAGCCTACACCAATGGTACTTCAGAAAAGTTGTTTGAATATGGACTCTGTCTACCTTCAGGTTCTAACCTGACTGACACTGACAGACAACGTATTGAGACTGCTCTATTAAAAGTACTTCAGAAGCGAACCCAATAA
- a CDS encoding acetyltransferase, with protein sequence MLLYGASGHAKVICSCIESNGVPINGIFDDDISKKLLLSFPVVGPYQSTFQSDDDLIIAIGNNRIRQKVAQTIQHRFGNVSHTSAIIDQHTKVGDGTVVFHQAVIQSDSSIGQHCIINTSASVDHDCLIDNFVHISPKATLCGNVTVGEGSWIGAGATVIQGIKIGKWATIGAGAIITKDVPDYAVVVGSPGKVIKYNNDK encoded by the coding sequence ATGCTTTTATATGGTGCAAGCGGGCATGCAAAGGTAATTTGTAGTTGTATTGAAAGTAATGGAGTCCCAATAAACGGTATTTTTGATGATGATATTTCCAAAAAATTGCTTTTATCATTTCCTGTAGTTGGACCCTATCAATCAACTTTTCAATCCGATGATGATTTGATTATTGCAATTGGCAATAATAGGATTCGACAAAAAGTTGCTCAAACTATACAACATCGTTTTGGCAATGTCTCCCATACTTCTGCCATTATTGATCAACACACAAAGGTTGGTGATGGCACTGTTGTTTTTCATCAAGCTGTCATTCAATCCGACTCAAGCATAGGTCAACATTGCATTATCAATACTTCTGCTTCTGTTGATCATGACTGTCTGATAGATAATTTTGTGCATATATCACCTAAAGCTACTTTATGTGGCAATGTGACAGTTGGTGAAGGTAGTTGGATCGGTGCTGGGGCTACTGTAATTCAGGGAATAAAAATTGGAAAATGGGCTACTATAGGCGCTGGGGCTATTATTACTAAAGATGTGCCTGATTATGCGGTTGTAGTTGGTTCTCCGGGTAAGGTAATTAAATATAACAATGACAAATGA
- a CDS encoding sugar transferase: MYIVYFKRLFDVFTSTFVLLITSPLFLITLFSLYILNKGKPFFFQKRPGKNGHIFSIIKFKTMNDRTDTDGNLLPDAARLTWIGNIVRKTSLDEIPQLINVLKGDMSLIGPRPLLVEYLPLYNEEQAKRHNVRPGITGWAQVNGRNAISWEEKFKLDAWYVENLSFILDIRILFMTVKKVFISEGISSNTSVTMEKFTGSK, encoded by the coding sequence ATGTATATAGTTTATTTCAAAAGACTATTTGATGTTTTCACATCTACCTTTGTATTATTAATAACATCCCCATTATTTTTAATTACTTTATTTTCATTATATATTCTCAATAAAGGAAAACCTTTTTTCTTTCAAAAAAGACCTGGAAAAAATGGGCATATATTTTCAATTATAAAGTTCAAGACTATGAACGATAGAACAGATACAGATGGAAACCTCTTACCTGATGCAGCTCGTCTTACTTGGATTGGAAATATTGTAAGAAAAACATCTTTGGATGAGATTCCACAGCTAATTAATGTGCTTAAAGGTGATATGTCCTTAATTGGTCCGAGACCTCTACTGGTTGAATACTTACCTTTATATAACGAAGAGCAAGCAAAAAGGCATAATGTTAGGCCTGGTATTACAGGTTGGGCACAAGTGAATGGCAGAAATGCCATCAGCTGGGAAGAAAAGTTTAAACTTGATGCCTGGTATGTTGAGAACTTGTCCTTCATTTTAGATATAAGGATACTTTTTATGACTGTCAAAAAAGTCTTTATTTCTGAAGGCATTAGCTCAAATACATCGGTTACTATGGAAAAGTTTACAGGCTCTAAATAA
- a CDS encoding glycosyltransferase family 4 protein: MRLLYIHQYFTFPTSGGGTRSYDLSTKFLENGIQPIIITSNGQIEGIKFNGKKWAIIERDGLILHILNSPVDNTSSFITRIIKFIEFTLLASFRVLKINGDFVLATSTPLTVGIPALIKKWLGNTPFIFEVRDVWPEVPIAMGVIKNKYAIYLLEKLEKIIYKNASHVVTLSEDMTKSVKSKGIDNNKITTIPNISEINRFSNTTHDPCVLDKPEFKNKKIVLYAGTVGIVNGLDYLVYLASKFRNNLDVVFVVIGKGNRLQQVIDLAKENNVYEKNLYFLPPVSKNDLPNIYSRIDIASSFVCDIPALWSNSANKFFDTLAAKKPILINHLGWQADEINKEKIGLVLPNKIEQINESYDLLYQYLSDKNTLNQSGENAFHIAKNKYSLEIAVDKYLNILNY, from the coding sequence ATGAGGTTATTATATATTCATCAATATTTCACTTTCCCAACAAGTGGAGGAGGTACAAGGTCTTATGATCTGTCTACCAAATTTTTAGAAAATGGGATTCAACCAATTATCATAACCTCAAATGGGCAAATAGAAGGAATAAAATTTAATGGAAAAAAATGGGCTATTATTGAGAGAGATGGACTTATTTTACATATTCTTAACTCACCTGTTGATAATACTTCAAGCTTCATTACTCGAATAATAAAATTTATTGAGTTTACTTTACTTGCATCATTCAGAGTTCTAAAAATAAATGGAGACTTTGTTTTAGCAACATCAACACCTCTGACGGTAGGTATCCCTGCCTTAATTAAAAAGTGGCTAGGTAATACTCCTTTCATTTTTGAAGTAAGAGATGTTTGGCCTGAAGTCCCAATTGCTATGGGAGTGATCAAAAATAAATATGCTATTTATTTGCTAGAGAAGTTAGAAAAAATCATTTATAAAAATGCTTCACATGTTGTCACCTTGTCAGAAGATATGACGAAATCTGTGAAGTCTAAAGGTATCGATAATAATAAAATAACAACCATACCAAATATTAGTGAAATAAATAGATTTTCTAATACGACACATGATCCTTGTGTATTAGATAAGCCAGAGTTTAAAAATAAAAAAATTGTTTTATATGCAGGAACAGTGGGCATTGTCAATGGCTTAGACTATTTAGTTTATTTAGCTTCTAAATTCAGAAATAACCTTGACGTTGTTTTTGTTGTCATTGGAAAAGGGAATAGACTTCAGCAGGTTATAGACTTAGCTAAGGAAAATAATGTCTATGAGAAAAATCTTTATTTTCTTCCACCTGTTTCAAAGAATGATCTACCAAATATTTATTCAAGAATTGACATAGCATCTTCTTTTGTTTGTGATATTCCAGCGCTATGGTCAAACTCTGCAAATAAGTTTTTTGATACATTAGCTGCTAAAAAACCAATATTGATTAATCATCTAGGTTGGCAAGCTGATGAAATTAATAAGGAAAAGATTGGACTTGTATTACCCAATAAAATTGAGCAAATAAATGAATCATATGATTTATTATATCAATACTTATCAGATAAGAACACATTAAATCAAAGTGGGGAAAATGCTTTCCATATTGCTAAAAATAAGTATTCTTTAGAAATTGCCGTAGACAAATATTTAAATATATTAAATTATTAA
- a CDS encoding O-antigen ligase family protein — MLWHNHKTAHKIFTYGIVLSLFTLPFGGQLSNIIFAITSIYWIWYSITHKALIFHTLTIVFLLKFISLCIGLLYSKNLSSGLFIIEKYILILIVPLAYSNINKLTTKNKQIALFSFCISCFLLTSFFIIRGLLFPNQYLFYHKLTIDIIHPVYLGIYIITSFYISITYINRSKLKHLKIFHILNIVIAPISLFVLQARTPLIILFITLPIFLALVNWRYIFLFILLSIGSIIIITNSSLLIKSKLRYTRFAKSAIEQRVGIWNSSLSVIKDNYFLGVGTGDFQDELNQAYISDGFKKLAERNLNPHNQYILDLLRNGILGFTSTLLILFVFFYFSFSLKDPLLFVFSISILIIFVTEAFLEAQRGILFLLSIGSLLINSNNKDS, encoded by the coding sequence ATGCTTTGGCATAACCATAAAACAGCCCATAAGATTTTTACATATGGAATAGTATTATCATTATTCACATTACCATTTGGTGGGCAACTCTCAAATATTATTTTCGCAATTACCAGCATTTATTGGATTTGGTACAGTATTACTCATAAAGCACTTATTTTCCACACTCTAACGATAGTTTTTTTGTTAAAATTTATAAGTCTATGCATAGGACTTTTATACTCAAAAAATCTCAGTAGTGGTCTATTTATTATCGAAAAGTACATATTAATATTAATAGTACCATTAGCCTATAGCAATATCAACAAACTTACCACTAAAAATAAGCAAATAGCCTTATTTTCATTTTGTATTTCCTGTTTTCTTCTTACTTCATTTTTCATTATAAGAGGCTTATTATTTCCAAATCAATATTTATTTTATCATAAACTCACTATTGATATTATACACCCTGTTTACTTGGGCATTTATATTATAACATCTTTCTATATTTCCATTACATATATAAACAGAAGTAAATTAAAACACCTTAAGATCTTTCATATCCTAAATATTGTAATTGCACCTATTTCACTGTTTGTTTTACAAGCTAGAACACCACTTATCATTTTATTCATTACTTTGCCTATATTCTTAGCATTAGTAAATTGGAGATATATTTTCTTATTTATATTATTATCAATAGGCTCTATCATAATCATTACAAATTCAAGCCTACTCATTAAATCAAAATTAAGATATACTAGATTTGCAAAATCAGCTATTGAGCAAAGAGTCGGGATTTGGAATTCATCTCTTTCAGTCATTAAAGATAATTACTTCTTAGGTGTTGGAACAGGTGACTTTCAAGATGAACTAAATCAGGCATATATAAGTGATGGATTTAAAAAATTAGCAGAACGAAATTTAAACCCACATAACCAATATATATTAGACCTACTCAGAAATGGTATTTTGGGTTTTACATCTACATTATTGATCTTATTTGTATTCTTTTATTTTTCTTTTTCTCTCAAAGATCCTTTATTATTTGTTTTTTCGATATCAATATTAATTATATTTGTCACAGAAGCATTTCTCGAAGCACAAAGAGGTATTTTATTTTTACTTTCCATTGGTAGCTTATTAATTAACTCTAACAACAAAGACTCATGA
- a CDS encoding O-antigen ligase family protein, with protein sequence MKINFKIIIAFSIVIIMAIGRLYDERLSLSFINISVVFSVIYLLTTFTTLNIYNKLSRNTISLTLIFIAIYYTASILYNTIFHFHSYEGLFVSIDKLLKYILITLLSINIIISLSDKGLIQWVYRFLMGISFILILLAIFKIALNGLNGIDRLSVAGGGPIVFARWVISGCTILFYTIDKKYKTIKIAILVISSSLVILAGSKGPIIGIILSVGLLYFIQQRKLLRSLIPITILSFLVLFVILPNVAEFLPGRLQHMADIDKIINGTSGQARLDFYTKSFQMIGQHPFGVGIGNWAIEYMQISGREDVRLGYYPHNIIVETFAEGGVIIGLLLIFILCYTFIITRRGLRLTQKDQSQYIKLSFILFCFYLINSCVSGDLNDARFMFLYMSLTISSIKSVSRNALA encoded by the coding sequence ATGAAAATAAATTTTAAAATAATTATTGCTTTTTCTATAGTTATAATTATGGCTATTGGCAGACTTTATGATGAAAGGCTAAGTCTATCATTTATAAATATATCTGTAGTATTTTCTGTTATATATTTATTAACCACATTTACCACCCTTAATATATACAACAAACTATCAAGAAATACAATTTCATTAACGTTAATATTTATAGCTATATACTATACGGCTAGTATCTTATATAATACTATATTTCACTTCCACTCTTATGAAGGATTATTTGTTTCTATAGATAAGTTACTAAAGTATATACTTATAACTTTATTATCGATAAATATTATTATATCATTAAGTGATAAGGGACTAATTCAATGGGTATATAGATTTTTAATGGGTATATCATTCATTCTTATTTTACTAGCTATTTTTAAAATTGCACTTAATGGTTTAAATGGAATTGATCGACTGTCTGTTGCAGGCGGTGGTCCTATTGTATTTGCCAGATGGGTTATATCAGGTTGTACAATCCTGTTTTATACAATAGATAAAAAGTATAAAACAATAAAAATAGCTATTCTAGTGATATCCTCTAGCCTAGTCATTTTGGCAGGAAGCAAAGGACCTATTATAGGTATTATTCTGTCAGTTGGTCTACTATATTTCATTCAACAAAGAAAATTATTAAGAAGTCTCATCCCTATTACAATTCTTAGTTTTCTAGTATTATTTGTTATTCTTCCTAATGTTGCAGAGTTCTTGCCTGGCCGTCTTCAACATATGGCAGATATTGATAAAATAATAAATGGCACATCAGGTCAAGCTAGACTAGATTTTTACACAAAATCTTTCCAGATGATTGGACAACATCCTTTTGGTGTTGGAATAGGTAATTGGGCAATCGAATATATGCAAATAAGCGGTAGAGAAGATGTAAGGCTAGGGTACTACCCACACAATATCATAGTTGAAACTTTTGCTGAAGGTGGAGTTATTATTGGACTTCTATTGATATTTATATTATGCTATACTTTTATCATCACAAGAAGAGGCTTACGACTAACGCAAAAAGATCAATCACAATATATAAAGCTATCATTTATTTTATTTTGCTTTTACCTTATAAATTCATGTGTAAGCGGAGACTTAAATGATGCAAGGTTTATGTTTTTATATATGAGCCTAACTATTTCATCCATTAAATCAGTCTCTAGAAATGCTTTGGCATAA
- the tviB gene encoding Vi polysaccharide biosynthesis UDP-N-acetylglucosamine C-6 dehydrogenase TviB encodes MNIKEKKLAIIGLGYVGLPLAVEFGKHGFDVTGFDINVGRVSELKSGVDNTLEVTPEELQQATTLSYSTQLDDIKDADIYIVTVPTPITQFKTPDLTPLKKASETVGKVLSQGNIVIYESTVYPGCTEEECVPVLETVSGMKFNQDFYCGYSPERINPGDHVHRVHNIMKVTSGSTPEIADIVDELYATIVTVGTHKASCLKVAEAAKVIENAQRDLNISFTNELALIFDRLGIDTLEVLEAAGTKWNFLPFRPGLVGGHCIGVDPYYLTHKAESVGYHPQVILSGRRINDNMGLHVANQVVKLMVREGHAVKGAKALVMGITFKENCPDIRNSRVIDVISELQGFGIQVDVHDPYASKKEVEEEYGIELVDKLGSGYDAIILTVGHDAYKDVDWNALKNGHGTVLYDVKSILPKEVITDRL; translated from the coding sequence ATGAATATTAAGGAAAAAAAATTAGCCATTATCGGTCTAGGGTATGTAGGCCTGCCTTTGGCTGTAGAATTCGGCAAGCATGGATTTGATGTTACAGGCTTCGATATCAATGTTGGCCGTGTATCCGAACTAAAATCAGGTGTAGACAACACATTGGAAGTAACACCAGAAGAACTCCAGCAGGCTACGACCCTTTCTTACTCTACACAGTTGGATGACATCAAGGATGCAGATATCTATATCGTCACTGTGCCAACTCCTATCACCCAATTCAAGACGCCTGACCTAACTCCTCTGAAAAAAGCAAGTGAGACGGTAGGTAAAGTATTGAGCCAAGGCAACATTGTGATCTATGAATCTACGGTATACCCTGGCTGTACGGAAGAAGAGTGTGTTCCTGTTCTGGAAACAGTAAGCGGCATGAAATTCAACCAAGATTTCTACTGTGGTTACTCACCTGAGCGTATTAATCCGGGAGATCATGTACACAGAGTTCACAACATCATGAAAGTAACTTCAGGCTCAACTCCTGAGATTGCAGACATTGTGGATGAGCTGTATGCGACTATCGTAACGGTTGGCACTCACAAAGCATCTTGCCTGAAAGTGGCTGAAGCTGCAAAAGTAATCGAGAATGCACAACGTGACCTTAATATTTCTTTTACCAACGAACTGGCTTTGATCTTCGACAGATTGGGGATCGATACTTTGGAGGTTTTGGAAGCTGCGGGTACAAAATGGAATTTCCTTCCTTTCCGTCCAGGACTGGTAGGTGGTCACTGTATTGGCGTTGACCCGTACTACCTGACTCACAAGGCGGAAAGCGTAGGCTATCACCCTCAGGTAATCCTTTCCGGAAGAAGAATCAATGACAATATGGGTCTGCATGTAGCCAATCAGGTGGTGAAACTGATGGTAAGAGAAGGACATGCAGTAAAAGGAGCCAAAGCATTGGTGATGGGTATTACATTCAAGGAAAATTGCCCAGATATCCGTAACTCACGTGTCATCGATGTGATCTCTGAGCTACAGGGTTTCGGTATTCAGGTTGATGTACATGATCCATATGCGTCCAAGAAAGAAGTAGAAGAAGAGTACGGAATCGAACTAGTTGACAAACTTGGTTCAGGCTACGATGCCATCATTCTGACTGTAGGTCATGACGCGTACAAGGATGTGGACTGGAATGCACTTAAAAACGGACATGGCACGGTACTTTACGATGTGAAAAGTATCCTCCCTAAAGAAGTAATTACAGACAGGTTATAA